The sequence below is a genomic window from Aureispira sp. CCB-E.
GATGAATAACACCATAGGTAATAAGTGAACTATTACTATCAAAAGTAATATTTTTTTTTTAGAAAGTCTTAGTAAAGTAGCTTTCTATTATTTCTAGTCTATTTTTTGACAGATTTACAAGCCGTTAACATCATTTGCTCTAATAATTGTCTCATTTTTAAGTTAATTTGAAAGTCTTGTCCTAAATAATTGCCTATCTTTAGTATGTACAGTATATCTAATGCCTCTTTAGTTCCTTTATTCCCCTTCTAAAAAGTTATGAACTGGATCAAAAAAATAAAACAAATACGCTCCAATACACGCAAACGAAAGCAACAAGAAGCATTCTATCAACAGTTTATAAAAAAAGGCGATTTGTGTTTTGATGTAGGTGCTAATGTAGGAAGTCGTACGCATACTTTTTCAACTTTGGGCGCAAAAGTAGTTGCCATAGAACCCACTCAAAATTGTTGTCAAATCCTAGAAAAAAAATTTGGTAATCATCCACTCGTTGACATACTTCCACTAGCTTTAGGTGCCCAAGCGGGAGAAGGCACGCTGCACTTAGCCAATTATCACGAAGTTTCAACACTTAGCACTTTGTTTATTGAGCAATATAGTCATCAAGAAAAGCATCCTATTGTATGGGACAAAACAATAATAATTCCATTGTCAACCTTGGATCAACTTATTCAAAAATATGGATGCCCTCAATTTTGCAAAATTGATGTAGAAGGTTATGAAACAGAAGTGCTAAAAGGCTTGTCTCAACCGATTCCCTACCTTTCATTTGAATATAATAACCGTCTACAAAACAAGGCACTAGAATGTCTTAAAATTTTGTCTAAATTTTCTAATTTGGAATACAACTTCTCCCCTTATGAATCCATGCAACTATACTTAAAAAAGTGGCTGCCCCAAAACGATTTTTATCAATACATTCAAACATTACCTAAGCATATACTCACTGGAGATATTTATGTACATTGGAATCCAATAGAACGGTAAATTCATCAAAATATGATTCCCTATAGCCTCCTAGTAGACTGCCTAGCAATTATCTCATAATTTTTAACACCATACCAACTATCGAATCACGCCAACTGGTATTTGATGTTTTTTGATACCGCTTGCTTGTACAAAGTGAATCTTTTGCTTCGGGAAAACAGCTTCTGCTCCCATATCAATCCACTTAGCTGCGCCACTTTCTGTTGTGTTGTGAATTACAACATTGGGGGATGAAACGACAGAAAATGGCAGCCAATCTTCCAAATTTATTTTATCATCAACAACCAATCCCTTAATTGCCCAAAAAGGAACATACTCCCCCTCTTGGTAAGTTCCTAAGTCGTAATTTCTAAATAACAACGAACTGCCTGCCTCAATATAAAAAGCTCGAAAGCTTTGCGCCTCTTTTCCATGGTAAATTAATTCAATTAGCTTGCTATTTGCAGAACCGTATTGCTTGACCAAAAAAGGAGGGCTAGCTTCTGGATTGGCATAAAACTGTCCATCACTAGGCATTGTTTTTTCACCCGAAACGGGCATTAGATACCACATGGCATATTGATGATTATTTTTAATCATCAATTTCACTTTTTGACCTTGCACAGGCATTTTGGAAACCTCTTTTTCTATGATATTGTGATAAGAAATAATAGAAGTACCTTCCATCTTATCTTCCAACTGAATAGTAGTCCCCCCACTATTGGCATTGACTTCGCCAGAAGTCTTTCCTTTATTACTTTGCACAATACTCTCTTCCTCTGAATAAGCTGGTTTTTCAGTTGTTTCATCTGTTTTTAAATGCTCTGGTTCTTCTTCAACAGCATCTTCAACTTTAGGAGTAGTTTTAGGCAAAGCCCTCCCCTTGTTCTCTTGTTGTGGAATGGTCTCTTGTTTGAATGAATCTGACTGACTTGCACAAGACCACAATTGTACAATACATATTAAGCACAGACTAGGAATATATGATTTCATAGTGGGGAACGTTAGTAAGAACGACTTCTTCAATTAAAAAATAGGCGGAGGAAGATGTCTAGAAAATTCCCATCCACCTTTATCAGCAGCCTCTTTGATACTCCATGCCGTGTCAATCAAAGCAGCTTCTTCTGCTTCGTTTCGCCCTACAAATGGTGGTAAAACCAAAATAAAATCTGCGGCCATTTTTAAGTTCATTGTTTCAATCAATTGCATTGCCTTTTGTACAGCATCTGCTATATCTTGGCAGTTTGCAATTGTAAAATCACCTTTGGATAACAGTCCTCCATTAGTAGTATGTACTCCTAATCGGACTTGAAAAGGTGGTTGAACTCCTGGTGGCATCAA
It includes:
- a CDS encoding FkbM family methyltransferase, with protein sequence MNWIKKIKQIRSNTRKRKQQEAFYQQFIKKGDLCFDVGANVGSRTHTFSTLGAKVVAIEPTQNCCQILEKKFGNHPLVDILPLALGAQAGEGTLHLANYHEVSTLSTLFIEQYSHQEKHPIVWDKTIIIPLSTLDQLIQKYGCPQFCKIDVEGYETEVLKGLSQPIPYLSFEYNNRLQNKALECLKILSKFSNLEYNFSPYESMQLYLKKWLPQNDFYQYIQTLPKHILTGDIYVHWNPIER